CTGGTCGAGGGAGTCCCCCAACCAAACATCATCTGgacaatgtgagtgtgtgtgtgtgtggggggggtgcttCCTCGCACTGATGTGCATGTGTGAAAAGCCAGAGTATCCTGCTCGAAACAGTTTTGCAGTAACACAGAGAgtgttacgtacgcctcttggaggagggaacgcaacaccctgctacactcaactccccgtggagtgaaagaggtatgtgattgtagatgcgggtaaggatgacagaggcagagaatattaccgtttacagggaatttatttccttaacacggtaatgtggggaaaaggggctggatggaaccaaagctaagaaagttaaagttaaagaatcccctctcctaccttacctgcctacccactacttacctaaccttTTAGCACCTCCTggcgcactaaccaaaatacagggggtggtccgcccaggtcttgcctagtgtgcatagacagtaaatactacaggttatgtatgtccgcaggcctcttgcctaagcactcccaaggtgccttccccttcccccctgggaacaaataaaacagaataattaGTTGGTAATTAGTTGGTAAGTTGGTATTTGAAAACAGCTGTTTCCCCTGTGGAGAGGGAGGGTTCAGAGCTCCAATCAtcgatggggccgaccaatcagctgcttagaatccaggaagccatttcctgaaatacacacatacaaacccaaaacacagaaactggggaatgtaacagtgagcgagagagagagagaaaaactagTGTGTATTGGAAAGTGTATGTTTGGGTGAAGGCCTCCAGTGTGTCTATATTTATGTGGTCATTTATGTCTCAGTGCACCGCTAATATGGCGTGCcatcctgtctgtgtggtggttgACTGTGTGTCTCACTTCCTGTCAGCTTCCTTATCAGCAGTGTGCTAATGTTCTGTAGCACTAGGCCtcacttctgtctgtctgtctgttggcgcTTCCCTCCTCAGCCCAGACTCTTCAGATGAGTCCCGCTACAAGTACAACTCAGACAAGAGCGAGCTGATTATCTCGTCCGTAGTCAGGAGCGACTATGGAGAGTACATCTGCACGGCCAAGAATAAGATCGCAGAGAGCAGTGCCATGATCATGCTGGATGTCTCAGGTGTGGTTTGTTAGAGAACATCAGGAAACACACTCCTCCTGGAAACAAACAGCTTTAGCTTCACAAGACCAAGCTTTCTCCAAAATAACAGTATTTGAATACTTCCTTCCAGATGTTTATGTTCCTGATATACAGAGATATCATGGAGAATTTGATTCTGTGTAAGCAACCATTTTCTGTCAGACAGTCTAGTGAGCCTGAGCCAACAGCAGCTGTTTCGGATAACAAACCATTTGATCCCATTCAAACCCATTACCCGTGTAACATTTTCAACCAGGGAAAAGTAGAAGTTTGTGTCTCCCATCagagaatttaaaaaatgtaatcttcAGGTGTTTTCAGAAAGATTCATGAACAGAATGGGTACCTTTTGAGGAAAAAAAAAAGGTTCATGGTTTTTCAATTTTAGCCAAGTTgaaggtttattattattttttcaaatCTAGGTCTGGGGAGGgccatgtaatttgtaatttatGAAATTCCAATATTTCTTAGTGTTTTAAAATTAGTTGCTTAGAaggctatatatcgatgtgtgcctgatgccgcccctcatctctgattctccactGGTCACACAATATCAGGTGTGCCTATAGGCtgtttagtgtggtctcaatcaaatgatccatagcctataggctataggctatgaaATGCATGCTTgcagaagcacagagcaaagttatatttgtaagatagctgctgggatggtgtaaattaaactaggctgcattacacactgtaaTGGATTTTCCAACCCTGAGCtctggcctgctctgctcttgctgatcaaaaccttttttgtgtgctgcctaaccaatggctgtgctgtataGGCCTAAAGTGGCAGTTCAGGGGGAGAGTCAAAGTCTTTTTCCAAAAATCATTTTTGAGTAGGCCTTGCGTGCAGTCCAGCCTATAGACTACGTCAAAATAAGCCATATTTGAGTAACTTACGTTGTGGTGCTAAAACTTGACGCAGGAGCTGCGGTACAatcggaaatggacagctcatggtgctgaaagtaggcaaattcaAGTAGTCAcggtcttcattttaattagactttactaacaacaagagggctttgtgttggagcatatttcttcctatttaagaaataagaggtaggcctacctgtttgaaaGACAGAATAGGCTGTTATATCCATAGATGTGTCAGTCAATTCCTCCATCCACCATGTACTCTTTAAACAGCCTACCTCCAGCCTACCTCCATACCCCCTCAAGATTcaaattgagggggtatgagagAGTATGCCATAAGCCTaccttttatttttaaaaatggcaaaaatcacaggcctaccccttgttagcttaagatttttAAGAAAATGAAACAGATCCTATTATGTAAAGTGATCTACACTAAATgtacaaaacacctgctcttttgaTGACATAGACTCACCAGGTTAATCCAGCTGaacactatgatcccttattgatgtcacctgttattcaatcagtgtagatgaaggggagaagacaggttaaagaaggatttttaagccttgagacaattgagacatggattatgtgtaccattcagaactttaatgggcaagacaaaagatttaagtgcctttgaacggggtattgtagtaggtgccaggtgcaccggtatgAGTCTGTCAAggactgcaatgctgctgggtttttcacgctcaacagtttcccatgtgtatcaagaatggtccaccaaccaaatgacatccagccaacttgacacaactgtgggaagcattggagttcgacaccttgtagtccatgccccgaaaaATTAAGGAcaaaaggtggtgcaactcaGTATTTGGAAAGCGTTATAACAACGCAATGGTCCgtgatgctttatgctagaaacacgCTGTGCAATACCTGGGAAAGACATGACCCagatgcatatggggatatcattgtttagtttctttgacattcagaggctgagctacaaccttctacAGCCAAGGACAAAAAcctgactttgcttgggaagtaatctaaacgcaacatgtaaagtgttggttccatttttcattagctgaaatagaagatcgcagaaatgttccattcacacagaaagcttatttctcttaaatgttgtgcacaaatttgtttgcatccctgttaatgagcatttctcctttaacaaaataatccatccacttgacaggtgtggcatatcaagaagctcattaaacagcacgatcattaaacaggtgcaacttgtgctggggacaataaagacaactctaaaatgtgcagttgccaccagagactctgggttcgcgcccaggctctgtcgcagccggccgcgaccgggaggtccgtgaggcgacgcacaattggcctagcgtcgtccggattagggagggtttggccggtagggatatccttgtctcatcgcgcaccagcgactcctgtggcgggccgggcgcagtgcgcgctaaccgagggggccaggtgcacggtgtttcctccgacacattggtgcggctggtttccgggttggaggcgcactgtgttaagaagcagtgtggcttggttgggttgtgcttcggaggatgcatggctttcgaccttcgtctctcccgagcccgtacgggagttgtagcgatgagacaaaatagtaattactagcgattggataccatgaaaattggggagaaaaggggggatttttttttaaataaaaaataaaataaaatgtgcagttttgtcacacaacacaatgccacagatgttttgagggagtgtacaattggcatgctgactgcaggaatgtccaacagagctgttgctagagaattgaatgttcagttctctaccataagccgcctccaatgtcattttaaagaatttggcagtacatccaaccggcctcacaaccgcacaccatgtgtaaccacgccagcccaggacctccacatccggcttcttcacctgcgagatagTCTGAGGAGGGGAAGGgttggtgctgaggagtatttctgtctttaataaagccattttgtggggataaactaattctgatttagtgggcctagctccccagtgggtggacctggctcccaagtgggtgggcctattccctcccaggccaacccatggctgctcccctgccaagtcatgtgaaatccatagattagggcctaatttatttatttcaattgaatgatttccttctatgaactgtaactcagtaaaattgttgcatgttgcgattatatttttgttcacataCTTCTATCACTATCAATTTATTAATCTATTCACGTGTTGTGccatagaagatgtttaaacccggacagcttttagggaaacacttctGTTCTCTCGTTGGGTTAAGCCATGTAAGAAGAGTAaccagcagttaaagcttacatttttctgtgtcggtaggcctactctgtctgtgcTGGAAAAGTAGGCCTAACTTCAAGATTCCTCATGATGTAgaagatttaattatttgcaaacagggaaaGTTTCATttaaacaagacacactgatttggcattagagaaatatgataagatgaacacatagggacaactctctgtccattcttagcctgtcaTTTTGGTAGTTTGTGTGCTATTAAAAAATATTctactaatatgtaaaatgactTAGAATTGCATGAAAGGTTTATAGAAGGCTATTTTGTTCTCGGACCTGCAAATATGATTATAGATTTATgtaatgcttttactataaaggaaATATTTCCACTTTtactcttgtccacggtggtctgcgaacccacaaACTTCTGGCCATGTCCGCAGCCCTGTGCGCGATCAAAATTAATGTGCTGCCATGTATTGCTTACAGGACAaataacagtttctaaaacttcatatctaaggctctggtctgtccaagaaatGAGGGTAGATGgaagacatgttctctgctatccactttatgtttttattattatttggggtataggggagggtcacttgtttgtttttcaagcgttcagggagggtttaggtaaaacattccaagacagtcgtgaagagggcacgacaaaacctttcccccccccccaggagactgaaaagatttggcatgggtccccagatcctcaaaaggtatcaaggcacaaggcgagacccagatgcagacacaggaggaagatggttggagtcttacaatgtttaataatccaaacgggtaggcaagagaatggtcttGGACAGGAAAAAacgtcaaaaccagatcagagtccaggaggtacagagtggcagacaggctcgtggtcaaggtaggcagaatggtcaggcaggcgggtgcagagtccagaaacaggcaagggtcaaaaccgggaggactagaaaaaggggAATAGCaaaggagtatgggaaaaacacgctggttgacttgactaaacatacaagatgaactggcacagagagacaggaaacacagggataaatacactggggaaaataagcgacacctggagggggtgaagacaatcacaaggacaggtgaaacagatcagggcgtgacagcagtgGAACTCAGGACTCTGGAGATGGGAAAAGGACCAATGAACCAGGGAGACAGCTTGCGAAACTCTACCCGaaggggcagatcccgagtggaaagccataccctctgcggTAGTAGGGAGCTGGGGTCCGGCGACGGTCCACTTGTCGATACCTGGAGATGGTCTTGAGAATAGCCGccctggctcttctccaggtacgtcgacagcggcggacaaacatctgggccgaggatacgctgacctcctgctcttgttcagggaagagtggaggctgatagcccatggagcactcgaaaggggagagtcccgtggcagaactgggaagagtgttccgggcatactccacccagatgggttaggcgagacccagatgcatgTGAGCATGTGGGGCATGTGACAaagacaatttgatttgaaatgtattttgctgaagggaggcccatccattttcatttcagagaggtccgtttttctccatgtaacccttattataaataacttTCACTCCCTAACCAGATACAATGCCAATATCTTGCTGGCTTAACCATACATAATACCAATATCTTGCGGGTCTTCGAAGCCATCTGAACACACAACTCACAATAATTTTTCCTATTTAACAGAAGATGCACATATGTTAATAATTTACACATTTTTATCTATTATAATTTGTTTATTGTTACACAAAGCACTCAGTTTGTCCTGTCTCATGTTCTGTACGTGTTTACAGAGCATCCTGTAGCAGTGCTGAGCCAGGAGAAGATGAAGGTGGAGCCAGGCCAGACTCTCTCAGTGTCCTGTAACGTCTCAGGACACCCTATGCCCGCACTGCAGTGGGTCAGGAAGACCAACAATGACCACCTGCTAACAGTGGTAAGACAGATCATACATTCACACAGTGGCattaattacaaaaaatattgggGGAGAATCAGGCAGAGAATTTTATTGTTATATTTCTCTCCTCTGAGTTCCTgtctggttgtgtttgtgtggataCAGGACGCTGGTGGAGGTCGAGTGAGAATGGAGGATGGCTATGTCCTGGTAATTGACAATGTGACTCCCTCAGATGGAGGGCTGTACAGCTGCATGGCTATCAGTCCTGCTGGCAACGCCTCCACAGATTTCAGCCTGCAGAGTAAGGCCACTCTTGACCTTCCTACTCTGTTATGATAATACTTAGTGCTAACACAACAttccactggacacagacgtcagctcaacgtgaattcaacgtaaaATCATCCAAAAATGTCACcaagtcattggatttaggttaaaagtcgggtgaaaaaaatatgaaattcacttacattgatacattttttcaaatccaaacagttttccacgttgattcaatgtcatcgcatacattttttggggtttaAATGACATGGAAATAACGTTGATTCAATCGGTTTTTACCTTTCTATAAAGGGACAAGCAGCCACAAACCACTATAAAATTCTAAAACAACTGAAAACATTGGGAGATTTTAGCTAAAGTGTAGGTACTCTATTTACATTTGCAGTGTTCACCGTTTTTTGTTTCTAACGGCAATGTTCTTATTCTTTCATGTCTGACATGCCCTCTTCACCTCTGTCTTTGAACTGCTCTTCACCTCCATCCTTTCTTCCtatttccctctccttcctccctctcgttctccatctttctctcattTCTCCTCCCCCAGCCTGGCCAGGTAAAGCATCACAGGTAAGTGGCACCCCAGGGCCCACGTCGGTCCACTTCACCCTGGGGGCTTCCCTGGTGGACGGGGGCTCTCCCATCACCCACTTCACCCTCCAGTGGAAGACAGGACGTGAGAACAATTGGCAGGAGAGAGTCATCCAGTCCACAGGTAAAAACCTGACTCTCAGTGCCCAAACTATTTAATGAAATACTGTAGATGATGTTTGAGACAGTTAAGATGaagccaatatatatatatatataaataaaagtgatatgtgtgtgttcatgcactctgttgtttgtgtgcaGACCCCCTGGTGATCACAGATCTGATTCCCTACACCTCCTACTCTGTCCGGTTTGCCCCTCGGAACCACCTGGGTCAGGGTGGCTTCTCAGACGCGCTCACCGTCCGCACACAGGGCATACGTGAGtgtcaccctcctcttcctcctctctctctcctcactcccaaTCGCATCATATCTAGGCAAATGCAGTATAATTATTATTAAATGTCACCAACTATCATTGTTCAAACTGCATTACTTGTGTTAACAAGCTATATCCATATTGCCTACTGTTTTGAGTGTCTGTCTATATTGGCTGGAAGAAATGTTCATCTGCCATCATTCACTCATTCCACTGTCACATGATCATCCACATGACATCCTCACCTGCTCGCTGACGGCTATTCATGCTCCATTATTTCCCCGCTCCTGATGACATCATCCCATTCCATCGGCATTCGGCCCCGCAGGAGGTAAAGTACTGACACGTGTCGAGAAACTCTGAAAAGTCAGTTTTTCATAGATAACCAGCCTCCCTAACATGACAGTAGATTTTACTACAACAGTTTCACACACTGTTTAGTTATAAGCTGGCTGATGCATTAACACCCCTGACCTCTGTACCTACTGTACCAACACActgccttccctccctccctccatccccaggGGAACCAGACAGGCCGGTCCTGGTGGCCAGCAAGGGGAAGGTTGAGGGCAATATGTTCTCAATCACTTTAACACAGTTGGACAGCGGAGGCTCCCCCATTATCCACTACATTGTCCGTTACAGAGTGGTGAGTATGCATGCATTTTTGTTCTTCAGTGAAGACAAAAGATCAAGACATTACAGAGTGTGCAAGACCTtacaccccccctctctttctcttagaATAAGGTGGACGAGGACTGGAAGGTGAAGGACCTGCCGTCCAACTCGACAGTGATCAACCTCCATGACCTGCAGTATAAATCAGACTACCACATGGAGGTGCTAGCCGTCaactcctacggctcctccagcCCAGCCAAGCTGAACTTCAATGTCCCACAGCCTGGTAAGCTGctataacatactgtagtagTGAATTAAAGCTTGAGACCTTCCGAGAGGTGGGACAAATACTGGATTGAGCTGAGTAGCGTAGTGCTGCCACCACCTTTTGATTAACCGGTTTGTCTGAGTGAAGGATACACCAGAACTCAACAACAATA
This region of Salvelinus sp. IW2-2015 linkage group LG6.1, ASM291031v2, whole genome shotgun sequence genomic DNA includes:
- the LOC111964881 gene encoding neural cell adhesion molecule 1-like isoform X2, coding for MAESMLILRMCSIMLVLGFSEAKMEIITSKPDVLLGENVMLLCKAGGEGDITWQKDGEDAEDDQVEKVDETSSKLLIRNAKIEDTGRYTCLCEFETGHREDVSYTIFVYEPPSFGQTPAYHEFLEGQDVVITCVVTGKPVVEVNWERDHQKLHSDGRITRLKDNSLQINNINRKDRGSYTCEAKIKDRPIFKKHVISIFVNGGVTQIPPTVKIHEEVKKVTAGPETNVSLSCLVEGVPQPNIIWTIPDSSDESRYKYNSDKSELIISSVVRSDYGEYICTAKNKIAESSAMIMLDVSEHPVAVLSQEKMKVEPGQTLSVSCNVSGHPMPALQWVRKTNNDHLLTVDAGGGRVRMEDGYVLVIDNVTPSDGGLYSCMAISPAGNASTDFSLQTWPGKASQVSGTPGPTSVHFTLGASLVDGGSPITHFTLQWKTGRENNWQERVIQSTDPLVITDLIPYTSYSVRFAPRNHLGQGGFSDALTVRTQGIREPDRPVLVASKGKVEGNMFSITLTQLDSGGSPIIHYIVRYRVNKVDEDWKVKDLPSNSTVINLHDLQYKSDYHMEVLAVNSYGSSSPAKLNFNVPQPVAKMNKGGMGKGAVAGIVMLIFLVLLIAVDATCCYINRCGMLMFLAVKVFGQKVPGKKTVEEGDCTCNGKMSPIGDPATEA
- the LOC111964881 gene encoding neural cell adhesion molecule 1-like isoform X1 codes for the protein MAESMLILRMCSIMLVLGFSEAKMEIITSKPDVLLGENVMLLCKAGGEGDITWQKDGEDAEDDQVEKVDETSSKLLIRNAKIEDTGRYTCLCEFETGHREDVSYTIFVYEPPSFGQTPAYHEFLEGQDVVITCVVTGKPVVEVNWERDHQKLHSDAGRITRLKDNSLQINNINRKDRGSYTCEAKIKDRPIFKKHVISIFVNGGVTQIPPTVKIHEEVKKVTAGPETNVSLSCLVEGVPQPNIIWTIPDSSDESRYKYNSDKSELIISSVVRSDYGEYICTAKNKIAESSAMIMLDVSEHPVAVLSQEKMKVEPGQTLSVSCNVSGHPMPALQWVRKTNNDHLLTVDAGGGRVRMEDGYVLVIDNVTPSDGGLYSCMAISPAGNASTDFSLQTWPGKASQVSGTPGPTSVHFTLGASLVDGGSPITHFTLQWKTGRENNWQERVIQSTDPLVITDLIPYTSYSVRFAPRNHLGQGGFSDALTVRTQGIREPDRPVLVASKGKVEGNMFSITLTQLDSGGSPIIHYIVRYRVNKVDEDWKVKDLPSNSTVINLHDLQYKSDYHMEVLAVNSYGSSSPAKLNFNVPQPVAKMNKGGMGKGAVAGIVMLIFLVLLIAVDATCCYINRCGMLMFLAVKVFGQKVPGKKTVEEGDCTCNGKMSPIGDPATEA
- the LOC111964881 gene encoding neural cell adhesion molecule 1-like isoform X3, whose product is MAESMLILRMCSIMLVLGFSEAKMEIITSKPDVLLGENVMLLCKAGGEGDITWQKDGEDAEDDQVEKVDETSSKLLIRNAKIEDTGRYTCLCEFETGHREDVSYTIFVYEPPSFGQTPAYHEFLEGQDVVITCVVTGKPVVEVNWERDHQKLHSDAGRITRLKDNSLQINNINRKDRGSYTCEAKIKDRPIFKKHVISIFVNGGVTQIPPTVKIHEEVKKVTAGPETNVSLSCLVEGVPQPNIIWTIPDSSDESRYKYNSDKSELIISSVVRSDYGEYICTAKNKIAESSAMIMLDVSEHPVAVLSQEKMKVEPGQTLSVSCNVSGHPMPALQWVRKTNNDHLLTVDAGGGRVRMEDGYVLVIDNVTPSDGGLYSCMAISPAGNASTDFSLQTWPGKASQVSGTPGPTSVHFTLGASLVDGGSPITHFTLQWKTGRENNWQERVIQSTDPLVITDLIPYTSYSVRFAPRNHLGQGGFSDALTVRTQGIREPDRPVLVASKGKVEGNMFSITLTQLDSGGSPIIHYIVRYRVNKVDEDWKVKDLPSNSTVINLHDLQYKSDYHMEVLAVNSYGSSSPAKLNFNVPQPAKMNKGGMGKGAVAGIVMLIFLVLLIAVDATCCYINRCGMLMFLAVKVFGQKVPGKKTVEEGDCTCNGKMSPIGDPATEA
- the LOC111964881 gene encoding neural cell adhesion molecule 1-like isoform X4; its protein translation is MAESMLILRMCSIMLVLGFSEAKMEIITSKPDVLLGENVMLLCKAGGEGDITWQKDGEDAEDDQVEKVDETSSKLLIRNAKIEDTGRYTCLCEFETGHREDVSYTIFVYEPPSFGQTPAYHEFLEGQDVVITCVVTGKPVVEVNWERDHQKLHSDAGRITRLKDNSLQINNINRKDRGSYTCEAKIKDRPIFKKHVISIFVNVPPTVKIHEEVKKVTAGPETNVSLSCLVEGVPQPNIIWTIPDSSDESRYKYNSDKSELIISSVVRSDYGEYICTAKNKIAESSAMIMLDVSEHPVAVLSQEKMKVEPGQTLSVSCNVSGHPMPALQWVRKTNNDHLLTVDAGGGRVRMEDGYVLVIDNVTPSDGGLYSCMAISPAGNASTDFSLQTWPGKASQVSGTPGPTSVHFTLGASLVDGGSPITHFTLQWKTGRENNWQERVIQSTDPLVITDLIPYTSYSVRFAPRNHLGQGGFSDALTVRTQGIREPDRPVLVASKGKVEGNMFSITLTQLDSGGSPIIHYIVRYRVNKVDEDWKVKDLPSNSTVINLHDLQYKSDYHMEVLAVNSYGSSSPAKLNFNVPQPVAKMNKGGMGKGAVAGIVMLIFLVLLIAVDATCCYINRCGMLMFLAVKVFGQKVPGKKTVEEGDCTCNGKMSPIGDPATEA